TTATAATTCTGTTAATAAACAAATTTTTCAGGATTGGGAATGGGTTCTTGTTGATGATCAATCAACTGATAATTCTTTTCAGTTATTACAAGATTTAAGTGTAAAAGATCGTAGATTAAAAGTTCATCAACTCCCTGAAAATTCTGGTTCAGGACCGGCAAGGAATTTAGCCATTGATTTAGCACAGGGAACTTATCTAGCATTTCTTGATAGTGATGATATTTGGACTAAAAATAAATTATCAAGACATGTATCTTTCATGGAAAAACATCAAGCTGCATTTTCACATACATCTTACGGTTTTATGAATGAAGCTGGTGAAGTAATAAATCAAACTTTTCATGTAAGTAATAAACCCGTTACCTATGATGATTTACTTAAAAGAACTGAAATAAGTTGCTTAACAGCGATGTATAACCAAGATTTAATTGGTAAGTATTTTATGCCAGATTTGAGAAGGAAGCAAGATTATGCTTTGTGGCTCAGTATTCTAAAAGATGGACACAATTCAATTCCCTTAGATGAAGAATTAGCTTTTTATAGACAAGTAAAGGGCTCCGCCACAAATAATAAGTTTAAATTAATAATAAAGCACCTTAAGTTCCTCAGAGAAGTAGAGGGACTAAGCCTCCTGCAATCTTTATATTATAGTTTTCATTGGGGAATTAATGGATTAAAGAAGTATTACTTATAGTAATTGTATGTAAAGATGAAGTTATGAAATCAATTTATTTGTCTTTTTAACTTTTGTATTATCTCTTGATTAATCTCACGTTGCACTACATTTATGTTTGAGTTTAAATGATGAGTTTTAGTAGTACCTATCATTGCAGCACTTACATATTGATTCTCTGTCACAAATTTTAGGGCTATTTCAGCTCCTTTCCAGTCTGGATAAGAGTTGATGTATCTATATTTATAACCTTTAAATAATTGCGGTCTATAATTCTTTAATACCCTTAGTAGGTACCAAACATCACTCAATCCTCTTATTTTAAATATATCATTGCTGTACAATCCATGAGCCATTGGGCTTTTTATCAATACACCTATGTTTTTTTTGGCGGCTTTCTTAATTTGATTATCTGCTTCTTGTTCTAGTATATTATAAGTCAACATCACTGTGTCAAAAAAGTCAAGATTAAGTACATGATCTAGAACTTTACCATCGCAAGAGACACCTATATTTCTTATCTTTCCCTGTAATTTAAATATTTCAAGTGTTTCAAATACATCATCTGTTAAATGCTTTATTTGCGGGCTATGTAATTGAAACAAATCAATGTATTCCAGATTAAGTTTCCTCAACGATGTTTCTAGGGACTCTGTAAGTTGTTTTCTAGAATAATCTTTTTTGTAAGTATTTCCTTTGACGTGTACTGTTCCTCCCTTAGTAGCTATTACTAATTTATCTCTGGGAACGTCTTTAATAAGATTTCCTAATCTCACTTCTGCATTACCAAAAGAATAAGCACTACCAGTATCAAAAAAGTTTATACCCTTATTGTAAGCTTCATGTAAAACCTTACTTGCTTGGTCTTCATTAAATGCCTTCATACCTAAAATTCCTCCTATTCCTAATCCTAGTTTAGAAATCTTTAAATCTGTTGATCCTAGTTGTTTTAATTCCATAGTAATTTTACTTCTTGACAAAAATCCGTAATATATATGAATAAACCATTAAATTTAAGTGATTCCATTATTATTGATTTTATAACCTACATTAGTTTCTTACTCTCTATTTTTTTTTAACCTCAAATTATTATCTAGCATTTTTAGAAATACAAATAATTAAATATGTATTTATGCTTTATAGTCAAAGTATCCATATATTTTTGTCATTCTTTTTAATTCTTTAAATCTATTAGAGAATACCTAGATTACAAGAGTTTAATAATTCGGTTTAAAAAATGACATATATTTTAATTTTTATAATTCTAGCAATACTTTCCTACGTCTATCTAAAATTAGCAGATAGATTCAATATCATAGATAAACCTAATCACAGAAGTTCACATACTCAGATTACTATAAGAGGTGGTGGTATCATATTCTACATAGCATTGCTTATTTTTTTCATTTCCAGTGGTTTTGTATACCCATATTTATTTATCGGCACAACTATTATTGCATTGGTAAGTTTCATAGACGATTTAAGGCCACAACCACCAGTATTACGTTTGCCAGTTCAATTTATTGCTATTGCTTTGGCTATTTATCAGGTAAGTTTAGACTTCCCTTTAATATCATTAATTCTATTATTGATAGTAGGTGTAGGGTTTGTAAATGCATTTAATTTTATGGATGGGATCAATGGGATAACCGGAATGTATTCCATAGTCATCGTAAGTTTTTTACTATTCTTTAATATTTATGAAGCTACTTTTGTAAATGTAGACTTACTGTATTATATACTTTTTTCTCTAGTTGTTTTTGGTTTTTATAATTTCAGAAAAAAGGCGCTGTTTTTTTCTGGAGATGTAGGAAGTATTTCTATAGCGGTGGTTTTGTTTTTTCTAGTCTATCAATTTTACTTTACATTAAAAGCACCAGTAGCTATTTTGCTAGTTGCAGTTTATGGAGTAGATACCGTACTAACAATCATACGCAGAATTAAGATGAAAGAAAAAATTTCAGAAGCGCATAGACATCATCTTTATCAATTATTTGTTGATTCAAAACGGTTTTCTCATATTACTACTTCATTAATATATAGTGTAATTCAATTATTATGCTGCATCATTGTGTATTACAGTTTTCAGTTGGGATTATGGGAGCAATTATTAATTATTACACTAGTTTTACTTTCGATTACCTTTTGTTATGTGTTCTTAGTTCGTTACTTTCTTAAAATGCGTGTGAAAGCATTATAAAATATGAAAAAACGTATTTATTTATCACCGCCAATTTATGGTGATCAGACCGTTTTATCTACACCATCAAGTATAAATGTTTATGATGATATCTATAAAGATATTGATGGTTTTGAGAAAATAGTCAAAGATTATTTAAATACGGATAAGCAGGTTGTTGCTCTCAATTCTGGTACATCAGCAATTCATATGGCTTTAATTCTTGCAGGTGTTGAAGAAGATGATTTTGTACTGTGTCAATCTATGACTTTTGTTGCCTGTGCAAACCCTATTCTATATCAAAGAGCAAAACCAGTGTTTGTTGGTAGTGAAGAAAGTACCTGGAATATGTGTCCAGAAGCTTTAGAACTAGCTTACCTAGAATGCGTTAAAAAAGGAAAAATCCCCAAAGCTATAATTGTAACCAGCCTTTATGGTATGTCCAGTAATATGGATGCTATTGGAAGCTTTGCTAGAAAAAACAGTATAAAGTTAATTGAGGACAGTGCTGAAGCTTTAGGTGGAGCGTATAGAAATGAAAAACTGTCCACTATAGGAGATTACGGAATTTTGTCTTTTAATTTAAATAAAATAATCACAACAGCTGGTGGTGGGATTTTAGTTGTAAACTCAATAGAAGAGAAGCAAAAAGTACTTCATCTAGCAACTCAGGCCAAAACAAATTTACCATACTATCATCATGACACCTTAGGATACAACTATAGGTTAGGTCATATAAATGCAGCCCTAGGAGTACTACAATTTAAAGAATTAGAAAATAACCTTAAGAAAAGAAAGGCCAACCATAAATTCTATGAAGAGCTATTTAAACATATTAGTGGAATATATGTCCATAAAGAACCCGATGATCATTTTATTTCCAACCACTGGCTCAGTGCTATTCTAGTAGATCCTTTAAAAACTGGTGGAATTACTCGAGAAGATATCAGACTTTTCTTAGAAAAAGACAATATAGAGTCCAGACCATTATGGAAGCCTATGCACATGCAACCGCTTTATAAGAAATTTTCATATTACGGAAACACCTTAGCTGAAAAGTTATTTAATCATGGTTTGTGTCTTCCTTCTGGTTCTAATCTTTCTGATAACGATAAAGGTAGAATAGAAAATGTTATCTTTAACCTTTTCAATTAAATGTATAGATGTTCAAACGATTAATAGAAGCCATAAATCGCCTATTTTCAGAGGAGAATAGGTTAGATATTCGGAAACTGCGCTATCTACCTAGATGGGCGGTATTGTTTATTGATATTTTTCTAGTCTTTGTTGCGCTTATCACTACTTATTATTTGCTTGAAGGTATTAATATTAAGTCGTTATTTACGCTAGACTTAAATAAACAGATAAGTATTGTAATAGGTATTAATTTTATTTTTTTATTACTTTTTAAGACATATGCAGGTTTAATAAGACATTCATCATTTATGGATGCTCTTAAATTACTCTTTGCTTCTGGAGCCACCTTTGTTTCTTTAATATTTATTAATATCCTAAGTAAAATTTTTCTGGGTGAGAAAATATTTTTGACGACAGGTATATTTTTATTTGCACTATTATCCTTTACTGCTCAATTCATTTTCAGGCTAGTAATAAAACAGCTGTATGAATCATTTAAAATTGCACAGAAAGAAGAGGAGCTTATTAAAGCAATCATCGTAGGGATTGATGACGGTGCAATTTCTATTGCGGCAGCACTAGATATAGAACATCCTCAGCGTTTTATTATTAAAGGTTTTGTTTCAAAAAGACAGAATAAAAGTTTAAGAATACTTGGTAAACCTGTATTAGAACTTAACGATGATATTAGTTTACTTACAAATAAATTAGATGCCAGTGCAATCATTTTTGCAGGTAACACAATGAATGCTGAAGAGCGTTTTTTATTAGTTAAAGACTGCTTAGAAAACGATATTAAGGTTTATAATTCCCCCCTTGTAATTAACTGGAGTGAAAAAACAACAGTAACAGATCAATTAAAGTCTTTGCAAATTGAAGATTTATTGAATAGAGATCCTATAAAATTAAACGATAAGGATAAGGCCAAAAAGATTCAAGGTAAAACAGTGTTAGTGACAGGAGGTGCTGGTTCAATAGGTAGTGAAATAGCAAGGCAAGTTGCTTCTTATAATCCTTCAAAGCTTATAGTTTTAGATCAAGCCGAGTCACCCTTACATAATTTAAGTCTTGAGCTTCTTGGGCTGTATCCTGATATCGATTTTGAATTTACAATTTGTGATGTAGCAAACCGAAATAGATTAAGAGTTTTATTTGATACTTTTAAAATTGATATTATTTACCATGCTGCTGCCTATAAGCACGTGCCCTTAATGGAGAATAATCCTTCTGAAGCTATATTAACTAATATATATGGCACTAAAAATTTGGCAGACATAGCTGCCAAGCATGAAGTAGGCTATTTTGTAATGGTCAGTACAGACAAAGCAGTGAATCCAACCAATGTAATGGGTGCTTCTAAAAGAGCAGCTGAAATGTATGTGCAATCTAAATACTTTGACGCTATTCAAGCTGGATCTTCAAAGACCAAATTTATAACAACTCGATTTGGGAATGTATTAGGGTCTAATGGGTCTGTAGTACCTCTATTTAAGAAGCAAATTAAGCAAGGTGGTCCTGTCACTATTACGCATCCTGACATCATACGTTATTTTATGACCATACCAGAAGCTTGCCAACTTGTTCTTGAAGCAGGTACGATGGGTAAAGGTGGTGAGATTTTTATTTTTGATATGGGGGAACCTGTTAGAATTATGGATTTAGCAGAAAAAATGATAAAGCTTGCTGGTTTTACGGTAGGCGAGGACATTGAAATAAAAATTACAGGTCTACGTCCAGGTGAGAAGTTATATGAAGAATTGCTAAGTGATGAAAGCAAGACGCTCGCGACTCATCATGAAAAAATAATGATCAGTGAGGATATAAGTGCTAATTATGATTATGTAAATACAGTAATTAGTAAAATAGTAAAAGCAGCTATTAAAAATAATAATAATATAAGTGTTGCTAAATTAAAATCATTGGTTCCTGAATTTAAAAGTAAAAATTCTGAATATGAAGTGTTAGATATTAATGTACATGATATTGTACCTGAAATAAACCCTTCTCAAAACATTGTGCAATAGTCAGTAGTATAGTATTTTTGCACTCCAAATTTTTATATATGTCTATTAAAGAATTGAGTAGAACTTTCTTAACATTGCTAGCTTGTGTGGCTTTTTGCTCATCTTGTATATCAAAGAAAGAGGTGCTATATTTTCAAGATATTGAAACCTTATCAGGACAAGATCAAAATACTAATTACAATACGGTGATACGTCCAGACGACCTATTATCTATAACAGTTTCTTCTCAAGATCCTGAATCTGTAGCTATATTTAATCCAGTAGCAGGTGCTGCAAATGCTTTAAGAACAACGAATGATCGTCTTGGGACCTACTTAGTAGACAAGAATGGTAATATAGAATTTCCTTACTTAGGGACATTAGCTATTGCAAACAAGACAAGAATTGAAGCAATACAACTATTACGAGATCGTATTAGAGAATTTGCTAAAGAAGCTGTTATAGATTTAAGGATTTTAAATTTTTCTATATCTGTACTTGGAGAAGTGCAACGTCCAGGGACATTTACCATTCCTAATGAAAGAATTACAGTACTTGAAGCTTTAGGGCTTGCTGGGGATATGACAATTTTTGGTGAGCGTAAAACAGTTAAAATTATTAGAGAAGAAGAAGGAGTTAAAACATACGGTGAGCTTGATTTTACTAGTATTGATTTAGTTAATTCACCTTTTTACTATCTTCAGCAAAATGATGTTATCATCGTTTCTCCAAATAAAGCTCAAATACAAAGTGGTGCCTTTAATAGAAATTCAACCATATTCATTTCTATAGCAGGTATTGTAATATCTGTGTTAACTATTCTTACTCGTTAATTATTCTTCATGCAACAACCTAATACTCAAATATCACAAGAAGACGATTTTAACCTTAAGGATGTATTGAATCAATACTTAAAATTTTGGCCTTGGTTTTTACTCTCAGCTATAATCTTTATATCACTTGCTTTCTTATATGTACGTTATAGCACGTATGTTTATCAATCACAGGCAACCATATTAATTAAAGACTCAAATAACGGTGCTTTATCTGAACTCGCAGCTTTTGAAGATTTAGGTTTAGGCGGTGGAGGATTAAGTAAGTCTGATTTTGAAAACGAAATTGAAATCATTAAGTCAAAAAGGTTAATTTCTCAGGTAGTTGATGATTTCCAATTAAATGTGAAGTACTATAGAGAAGGTAATGTTAAATCTTCAGAAGTTTTTAAGAATAGTGAATTTACAGTGGAAGTACTAAATTTGAAAGATTCTCTCAAATCTTTTATGAGTTCTGTTTACATACGACAAATTTCAGGCAATACTTTTGAAATTAAAAAAAGAGAAGATTCAAAAGGTGAAATAAAAAATTATGGAACGCCACTACCTTTAGATTTCGGAGAAATTGTAGTTTTTCCGAATAAATTGTATAAAGAGGATGGCATTGAGAAAGGAACGGACTTTACATTAGTAACCATAAGCGATAAAGCTTCAGCTATTACAAGTCTAAGAAACAACCTCTCTATTCAGGCAGTAAATAAAAATAGTAGTGTAATACAATTATCTTTTAATTCATCTGCACCTAATAAGTCTGAAGCAATACTAGATGGTCTTGTAGATGCTTATAATAATGATGCTATACTAGATAGAAATTTAGTGTCAGCAAATACCGCTCGCTTCATTGATAGAAGACTAGAAATTATTACCAGTGAATTAGATTCTGTTGAGACTAAGAATGTTGATTTTAGAGAAGATAGACGAGTAACAGATATTGCCACAGAGGGTCAAATTTTCTTGCAAAGCGCCACAGAACTACAAAAGAAACAACTAGAACTGTCTACCAAAATTGGTTTGGCAAATTCTATGAAGGATTATTTAAGTAATGAGGGATCTGAAGAATTACTTCCTGTTAATTTAGGCTTATCAGGAGATGGTTTAG
The genomic region above belongs to Dokdonia sp. Dokd-P16 and contains:
- a CDS encoding MraY family glycosyltransferase translates to MTYILIFIILAILSYVYLKLADRFNIIDKPNHRSSHTQITIRGGGIIFYIALLIFFISSGFVYPYLFIGTTIIALVSFIDDLRPQPPVLRLPVQFIAIALAIYQVSLDFPLISLILLLIVGVGFVNAFNFMDGINGITGMYSIVIVSFLLFFNIYEATFVNVDLLYYILFSLVVFGFYNFRKKALFFSGDVGSISIAVVLFFLVYQFYFTLKAPVAILLVAVYGVDTVLTIIRRIKMKEKISEAHRHHLYQLFVDSKRFSHITTSLIYSVIQLLCCIIVYYSFQLGLWEQLLIITLVLLSITFCYVFLVRYFLKMRVKAL
- a CDS encoding polysaccharide biosynthesis protein, which produces MFKRLIEAINRLFSEENRLDIRKLRYLPRWAVLFIDIFLVFVALITTYYLLEGINIKSLFTLDLNKQISIVIGINFIFLLLFKTYAGLIRHSSFMDALKLLFASGATFVSLIFINILSKIFLGEKIFLTTGIFLFALLSFTAQFIFRLVIKQLYESFKIAQKEEELIKAIIVGIDDGAISIAAALDIEHPQRFIIKGFVSKRQNKSLRILGKPVLELNDDISLLTNKLDASAIIFAGNTMNAEERFLLVKDCLENDIKVYNSPLVINWSEKTTVTDQLKSLQIEDLLNRDPIKLNDKDKAKKIQGKTVLVTGGAGSIGSEIARQVASYNPSKLIVLDQAESPLHNLSLELLGLYPDIDFEFTICDVANRNRLRVLFDTFKIDIIYHAAAYKHVPLMENNPSEAILTNIYGTKNLADIAAKHEVGYFVMVSTDKAVNPTNVMGASKRAAEMYVQSKYFDAIQAGSSKTKFITTRFGNVLGSNGSVVPLFKKQIKQGGPVTITHPDIIRYFMTIPEACQLVLEAGTMGKGGEIFIFDMGEPVRIMDLAEKMIKLAGFTVGEDIEIKITGLRPGEKLYEELLSDESKTLATHHEKIMISEDISANYDYVNTVISKIVKAAIKNNNNISVAKLKSLVPEFKSKNSEYEVLDINVHDIVPEINPSQNIVQ
- a CDS encoding glycosyltransferase family 2 protein, coding for MSRPKVSIITPVYNAARFIEETYNSVNKQIFQDWEWVLVDDQSTDNSFQLLQDLSVKDRRLKVHQLPENSGSGPARNLAIDLAQGTYLAFLDSDDIWTKNKLSRHVSFMEKHQAAFSHTSYGFMNEAGEVINQTFHVSNKPVTYDDLLKRTEISCLTAMYNQDLIGKYFMPDLRRKQDYALWLSILKDGHNSIPLDEELAFYRQVKGSATNNKFKLIIKHLKFLREVEGLSLLQSLYYSFHWGINGLKKYYL
- a CDS encoding DegT/DnrJ/EryC1/StrS family aminotransferase; the encoded protein is MKKRIYLSPPIYGDQTVLSTPSSINVYDDIYKDIDGFEKIVKDYLNTDKQVVALNSGTSAIHMALILAGVEEDDFVLCQSMTFVACANPILYQRAKPVFVGSEESTWNMCPEALELAYLECVKKGKIPKAIIVTSLYGMSSNMDAIGSFARKNSIKLIEDSAEALGGAYRNEKLSTIGDYGILSFNLNKIITTAGGGILVVNSIEEKQKVLHLATQAKTNLPYYHHDTLGYNYRLGHINAALGVLQFKELENNLKKRKANHKFYEELFKHISGIYVHKEPDDHFISNHWLSAILVDPLKTGGITREDIRLFLEKDNIESRPLWKPMHMQPLYKKFSYYGNTLAEKLFNHGLCLPSGSNLSDNDKGRIENVIFNLFN
- a CDS encoding polysaccharide biosynthesis/export family protein; the protein is MSIKELSRTFLTLLACVAFCSSCISKKEVLYFQDIETLSGQDQNTNYNTVIRPDDLLSITVSSQDPESVAIFNPVAGAANALRTTNDRLGTYLVDKNGNIEFPYLGTLAIANKTRIEAIQLLRDRIREFAKEAVIDLRILNFSISVLGEVQRPGTFTIPNERITVLEALGLAGDMTIFGERKTVKIIREEEGVKTYGELDFTSIDLVNSPFYYLQQNDVIIVSPNKAQIQSGAFNRNSTIFISIAGIVISVLTILTR
- a CDS encoding aldo/keto reductase; this translates as MELKQLGSTDLKISKLGLGIGGILGMKAFNEDQASKVLHEAYNKGINFFDTGSAYSFGNAEVRLGNLIKDVPRDKLVIATKGGTVHVKGNTYKKDYSRKQLTESLETSLRKLNLEYIDLFQLHSPQIKHLTDDVFETLEIFKLQGKIRNIGVSCDGKVLDHVLNLDFFDTVMLTYNILEQEADNQIKKAAKKNIGVLIKSPMAHGLYSNDIFKIRGLSDVWYLLRVLKNYRPQLFKGYKYRYINSYPDWKGAEIALKFVTENQYVSAAMIGTTKTHHLNSNINVVQREINQEIIQKLKRQIN